The following coding sequences lie in one Arachis stenosperma cultivar V10309 chromosome 5, arast.V10309.gnm1.PFL2, whole genome shotgun sequence genomic window:
- the LOC130981075 gene encoding ribonuclease 1-like codes for MRPTTFTRIHASGMMMTNLPQHFTIHGLWPTNFSLPWPANCANNQPKYHFDKSLMTATLQGHLAPDWPSLLPGQSNMEFWTAQWEKHGSCSAERFAQSEYFEKALFHRHNLDIDGELKKVGIIPDRIKTYSRSAIVNAIKKTKTLQVEPELVCFPDNGNVLLWEIRVCFDADLVGIIQCPINKSKGVNLCKTKSNSIIIPV; via the exons ATGCGGCCAACAACCTTTACTCGTATCCATGCATCTGGAATGATGATGACAAACCTCCCACAGCATTTCACAATACACGGTCTTTGGCCTACAAATTTCTCGCTTCCTTGGCCAGCAAATTGTGCTAATAACCAGCCGAAGTATCATTTTGACAAAAGTTTGATG ACAGCGACATTGCAAGGTCACTTAGCCCCTGATTGGCCAAGTCTACTTCCAGGACAATCGAATATGGAATTTTGGACGGCGCAATGGGAAAAACACGGATCGTGTAGCGCTGAAAGGTTTGCTCAATCTGAATATTTTGAAAAGGCTTTATTTCATAGACATAATTTGGACATTGATGGCGAATTGAAGAAGGTTGGAATAATTCCCGATAGAATTAAAACTTATAGTCGCAGTGCCATTGTCAATGCAATAAAAAAGACCAAGACTCTTCAAGTTGAGCCCGAACTTGTGTGCTTCCCAGATAACGGTAATGTGTTATTGTGGGAGATTCGCGTGTGCTTTGATGCTGACTTAGTTGGAATTATTCAATGTCCTATTAATAAATCCAAAGGTGTTAATTTATGCAAAACAAAGTCCAATTCCATTATAATACCTGTGTAA
- the LOC130982335 gene encoding uncharacterized protein LOC130982335 isoform X1 produces MSSCFSGSSPPSNVERFLQCVTPFVPSHTLPQSCLSDLNSLWQPHGNKDSIEYFTLKDLWDCYYEWSAYGASAPVMLESGDTVIQYYVPYLSAIQIYTNKSVQASRSRREDSDGVEFESDSWSDDSGSDNLSRSLSNNSSKAWDAVSEDSSSDHDGSWPTRDKLGYLYLQYTEMASPYARVPLMEKIPELARTHPALMTFKSVELSPASWMAVSWYPIYTIPSRKNDKDLEACFLTYHTLSSSFQDCETESDNIDTEKDIYWWCGWGSTEGNKCKNKNGSSGGGSISLPPFGLATYKMQEDLWLNPEPCEYERISYLYSAADSWLKQLNVYHHDFNFFTQHPTPTTL; encoded by the exons ATGTCTTCGTGTTTTTCAGGAAGTTCTCCACCGTCGAACGTGGAACGCTTTCTTCAATGTGTCACTCCCTTCGTTCCTTCACACACTCTTCCTCAG AGTTGCTTGAGTGATCTAAATAGCCTGTGGCAACCTCATGGTAATAAGGATTCAATTGAATACTTCACTTTGAAGGATCTCTGGGATTGCTACTATGAATGGAGTGCATATGGTGCTAGTGCTCCCGTGATGTTGGAGAGCGGCGACACTGTGATTCAGTATTATGTTCCGTACCTTTCCGCCATCCAAATCTACACCAACAAGTCTGTCCAGGCCTCTAGGTCTAGAAGAGAGGACAGCGATGGAGTTGAGTTCGAAAGCGATTCGTGGAGCGATGATAGTGGCAGCGATAACCTATCTAGATCCTTAAGTAACAATTCCAGCAAAGCATGGGATGCCGTTTCTGAGGATTCGAGCTCTGACCACGACGGCTCGTGGCCGACAAGGGACAAGCTTGGCTACCTTTACTTGCAATACACGGAGATGGCTTCTCCTTATGCAAGGGTTCCGCTTATGGAGAAG ATTCCCGAGTTAGCTAGAACCCATCCGGCACTAATGACATTCAAAAGTGTTGAGCTTTCGCCGGCAAGTTGGATGGCAGTTTCATG GTACCCAATTTACACCATTCCGAGTCGAAAAAATGACAAGGACTTAGAAGCATGCTTCCTCACTTATCACACATTGTCCTCATCTTTTCAAG ATTGTGAAACAGAAAGTGATAACATTGACACAGAGAAAGACATATATTGGTGGTGTGGTTGGGGAAGCACTGAAGGAAACAAATGCAAGAACAAGAACGGAAGCAGTGGTGGCGGCAGCATTTCTCTGCCGCCTTTCGGTCTAGCTACCTACAAGATGCAAGAAGATCTATGGCTGAATCCAGAGCCATGTGAATATGAAAGGATATCATATCTGTACAGTGCTGCAGATTCATGGTTGAAACAGCTCAATGTTTATCACCATGACTTCAACTTCTTCACACAACACCCTACACCAACAACCTTGTAG
- the LOC130982335 gene encoding uncharacterized protein LOC130982335 isoform X2, with translation MPLMSCLSDLNSLWQPHGNKDSIEYFTLKDLWDCYYEWSAYGASAPVMLESGDTVIQYYVPYLSAIQIYTNKSVQASRSRREDSDGVEFESDSWSDDSGSDNLSRSLSNNSSKAWDAVSEDSSSDHDGSWPTRDKLGYLYLQYTEMASPYARVPLMEKIPELARTHPALMTFKSVELSPASWMAVSWYPIYTIPSRKNDKDLEACFLTYHTLSSSFQDCETESDNIDTEKDIYWWCGWGSTEGNKCKNKNGSSGGGSISLPPFGLATYKMQEDLWLNPEPCEYERISYLYSAADSWLKQLNVYHHDFNFFTQHPTPTTL, from the exons ATGCCCTTAATG AGTTGCTTGAGTGATCTAAATAGCCTGTGGCAACCTCATGGTAATAAGGATTCAATTGAATACTTCACTTTGAAGGATCTCTGGGATTGCTACTATGAATGGAGTGCATATGGTGCTAGTGCTCCCGTGATGTTGGAGAGCGGCGACACTGTGATTCAGTATTATGTTCCGTACCTTTCCGCCATCCAAATCTACACCAACAAGTCTGTCCAGGCCTCTAGGTCTAGAAGAGAGGACAGCGATGGAGTTGAGTTCGAAAGCGATTCGTGGAGCGATGATAGTGGCAGCGATAACCTATCTAGATCCTTAAGTAACAATTCCAGCAAAGCATGGGATGCCGTTTCTGAGGATTCGAGCTCTGACCACGACGGCTCGTGGCCGACAAGGGACAAGCTTGGCTACCTTTACTTGCAATACACGGAGATGGCTTCTCCTTATGCAAGGGTTCCGCTTATGGAGAAG ATTCCCGAGTTAGCTAGAACCCATCCGGCACTAATGACATTCAAAAGTGTTGAGCTTTCGCCGGCAAGTTGGATGGCAGTTTCATG GTACCCAATTTACACCATTCCGAGTCGAAAAAATGACAAGGACTTAGAAGCATGCTTCCTCACTTATCACACATTGTCCTCATCTTTTCAAG ATTGTGAAACAGAAAGTGATAACATTGACACAGAGAAAGACATATATTGGTGGTGTGGTTGGGGAAGCACTGAAGGAAACAAATGCAAGAACAAGAACGGAAGCAGTGGTGGCGGCAGCATTTCTCTGCCGCCTTTCGGTCTAGCTACCTACAAGATGCAAGAAGATCTATGGCTGAATCCAGAGCCATGTGAATATGAAAGGATATCATATCTGTACAGTGCTGCAGATTCATGGTTGAAACAGCTCAATGTTTATCACCATGACTTCAACTTCTTCACACAACACCCTACACCAACAACCTTGTAG